CGCTGGCGGCGGGACCCCGAGGCGGTGCCCTGGCTCGGCAACGACGCGGGTTTCTACCTCGGGACCGTGATCGTCCGGACCGTCCCGGGGGCCGGCTGGCGCGTGTGGCCCAACGGCCAGCCGGTGATCCGGCTGGCCTCGGGCCGCGAGCTGAACGTGATCGAGTCGGGGGTGTCCTGGGCGATGACCGGATCCCCCGAACTCAGCCAGGCGTACGCCGAGGCCTCCGAGGGCTGATGCCCCGGCGTGTCGGAGCGAAGTGCCCTTCCGCGGCTGGATAGTTTGCGCTGACCTCGACACACCGACACCGACACCGAGTGAGCAGGGCAGCGCATGACCGTCGATCCGTTGATCGAGCTGCGGGACGTCAACAAGCACTTCGGACAGCTGCACGTCCTGCGGGACATCAACCTCACCGTCGGCCGCGGCGAGGTGGTGGTGGTCATCGGCCCCTCCGGGTCCGGGAAGTCCACCCTGTGCCGGGCGATCAACCGGCTGGAGACCGTCGAGTCGGGCACGATCCTGCTGGACGGGGAGCCGCTGCCCGCCGAGGGCAAGGAGCTGGCCCGGCTGCGCGCCGAGGTCGGGATGGTCTTCCAGTCCTTCAACCTCTTCGCGCACAAGACCGTCCTCGCCAACGTCTCGCTCGCGCAGGTCAAGGTCCGCGGGCGCAAGAAGGGCGAGGCGGACCAGCGCTCCCGGCAGCTCCTGGACCGCGTCGGCCTCGCCGACCAGGCGGAGAAGTTCCCCGCCCAGCTTTCCGGCGGCCAGCAGCAGCGCGTGGCCATCGCCCG
Above is a genomic segment from Streptomyces sp. NBC_01233 containing:
- a CDS encoding DUF6278 family protein; translation: MNIPFLDNWLNRRETEQGAGLAAALADDPEGVAELFSECEMLRVQARAAGLELDESQGSLEALDQLMPRWRRDPEAVPWLGNDAGFYLGTVIVRTVPGAGWRVWPNGQPVIRLASGRELNVIESGVSWAMTGSPELSQAYAEASEG
- a CDS encoding amino acid ABC transporter ATP-binding protein, producing the protein MTVDPLIELRDVNKHFGQLHVLRDINLTVGRGEVVVVIGPSGSGKSTLCRAINRLETVESGTILLDGEPLPAEGKELARLRAEVGMVFQSFNLFAHKTVLANVSLAQVKVRGRKKGEADQRSRQLLDRVGLADQAEKFPAQLSGGQQQRVAIARALAMDPKALLFDEPTSALDPEMINEVLEVMQQLAREGMTMVVVTHEMGFARSAANRVVFMADGRIIEDRTPEQFFTAPESDRARDFLSKILKH